A genomic region of Capra hircus breed San Clemente chromosome 21, ASM170441v1, whole genome shotgun sequence contains the following coding sequences:
- the LOC102176598 gene encoding mast cell protease 3 isoform X1, translated as MVLFLLLAALPLFPTGEAGKIIGGQEAKPHSRPYMAFLRFKISGEPYVCGGFLVREDFVLTAAHCQGRPMKVTLGAHNIKEKERTQQVIPSRRAIPHPGYNSETCANDLMLLQLKRKAKMTAAVSTIGLPSGSDTVNPGMLCSVAGWGLLRVNGSTANKLQEVELEVQRDEECKSRYRVYNTSTQMCVGNPRMKNSAMEGDSGGPLVCNGVAQGIVSYGKDTPPDVYTRISRFKQWIKETMKMYKLQGPD; from the exons ATGGTCCTGTTCCTGCTCCTGGCGGCCCTTCCTCTGTTCCCCACTGGGGAGGCAG GGAAAATCATCGGGGGCCAAGAGGCCAAGCCTCACTCCCGTCCCTACATGGCGTTTCTTCGGTTCAAGATTTCAGGGGAACCTTACGTATGCGGGGGTTTCCTCGTGCGTGAGGATTTCGTGCTGACAGCAGCTCACTGCCAGGGAAG ACCAATGAAGGTCACACTGGGGGCCCACAACATCAAGGAGAAGGAGAGGACCCAGCAGGTCATCCCGTCAAGACGTGCCATCCCCCACCCAGGCTATAATAGTGAGACGTGTGCCAACGACCTCATGTTACTGCAG CTGAAGAGAAAGGCCAAAATGACCGCTGCTGTGAGCACCATCGGCCTGCCCAGCGGCTCAGATACGGTGAATCCAGggatgctgtgcagtgtggccggCTGGGGACTCCTTCGTGTGAATGGCTCCACCGCAAACAAACTGCAAGAGGTAGAGCTTGAAGTCCAAAGGGATGAGGAATGCAAATCTCGCTATAGAGTTTACAACACCAGCACCCAGATGTGTGTGGGGAACCCAAGGATGAAGAATAGTGCTATGGAA GGTGACTCCGGGGGCCCCCTCGTGTGTAATGGTGTGGCCCAGGGCATTGTGTCCTATGGAAAAGATACACCTCCAGATGTCTACACCAGAATCTCAAGGTTTAAGCAATGGAtcaaagaaacaatgaaaatgtaCAAACTGCAGGGGCCAGACTGA
- the LOC102176598 gene encoding mast cell protease 3 isoform X2 produces the protein MQPLLLLVAFLLTPRAKAGKIIGGQEAKPHSRPYMAFLRFKISGEPYVCGGFLVREDFVLTAAHCQGRPMKVTLGAHNIKEKERTQQVIPSRRAIPHPGYNSETCANDLMLLQLKRKAKMTAAVSTIGLPSGSDTVNPGMLCSVAGWGLLRVNGSTANKLQEVELEVQRDEECKSRYRVYNTSTQMCVGNPRMKNSAMEGDSGGPLVCNGVAQGIVSYGKDTPPDVYTRISRFKQWIKETMKMYKLQGPD, from the exons GGAAAATCATCGGGGGCCAAGAGGCCAAGCCTCACTCCCGTCCCTACATGGCGTTTCTTCGGTTCAAGATTTCAGGGGAACCTTACGTATGCGGGGGTTTCCTCGTGCGTGAGGATTTCGTGCTGACAGCAGCTCACTGCCAGGGAAG ACCAATGAAGGTCACACTGGGGGCCCACAACATCAAGGAGAAGGAGAGGACCCAGCAGGTCATCCCGTCAAGACGTGCCATCCCCCACCCAGGCTATAATAGTGAGACGTGTGCCAACGACCTCATGTTACTGCAG CTGAAGAGAAAGGCCAAAATGACCGCTGCTGTGAGCACCATCGGCCTGCCCAGCGGCTCAGATACGGTGAATCCAGggatgctgtgcagtgtggccggCTGGGGACTCCTTCGTGTGAATGGCTCCACCGCAAACAAACTGCAAGAGGTAGAGCTTGAAGTCCAAAGGGATGAGGAATGCAAATCTCGCTATAGAGTTTACAACACCAGCACCCAGATGTGTGTGGGGAACCCAAGGATGAAGAATAGTGCTATGGAA GGTGACTCCGGGGGCCCCCTCGTGTGTAATGGTGTGGCCCAGGGCATTGTGTCCTATGGAAAAGATACACCTCCAGATGTCTACACCAGAATCTCAAGGTTTAAGCAATGGAtcaaagaaacaatgaaaatgtaCAAACTGCAGGGGCCAGACTGA